A single region of the Kocuria rosea genome encodes:
- a CDS encoding L-serine ammonia-lyase: MALSALDLFSVGIGPSSSHTVGPMRAARLFADGLAGAGLLEGVARVRAELFGSLGATGHGHGSDKAVILGLQGEDPETVDTDTADDQVRTSTERGQLCLAGVRPIPFDRAEDVVMHRRRSLPAHPNGMTFAAFGADGEPVRERTYYSVGGGFVVDGDVSGADRIVQDTTEVPYPFTTGRQLLEHCRREGTSIAGIMLANELSWRSEEQLRSSLLRLWAVMQECVENGCTRTEARLPGGLKVRRRAPGLRARLREAEAAADACAVRPASDPLQAMEWINLYALAVNEENASGGRIVTAPTNGAAGIIPAVLHYYDRFVAGADEDGVVEFLLTAAAVGILIKENASISGAEMGCQGEVGSACSMAAAGLCAVLGGTPEQVENAAEVGMEHNLGLTCDPVGGLVQIPCIERNAIASVKAINAARLALQGDGEHTVSLDQVIKTMRETGNDMKIKYKETSRGGLAVNVIEC; the protein is encoded by the coding sequence ATGGCGCTGTCCGCCCTGGACCTGTTCTCCGTCGGCATCGGCCCCTCCTCGTCCCACACGGTGGGCCCCATGCGGGCCGCCCGGCTGTTCGCGGACGGGCTGGCCGGGGCCGGCCTCCTCGAGGGAGTCGCCAGGGTCCGGGCCGAGCTGTTCGGCTCGCTCGGCGCCACCGGTCACGGGCACGGCTCGGACAAGGCCGTGATCCTGGGGCTGCAGGGCGAGGACCCGGAGACCGTGGACACCGACACGGCGGACGACCAGGTGCGGACGAGCACGGAGCGCGGGCAGCTGTGCCTGGCGGGGGTCCGGCCGATCCCCTTCGACCGCGCCGAGGACGTCGTCATGCACCGGCGCAGGTCGCTGCCCGCGCACCCCAACGGCATGACGTTCGCAGCCTTCGGGGCGGACGGCGAGCCGGTGCGGGAGCGGACCTACTACTCGGTGGGCGGCGGGTTCGTGGTGGACGGGGACGTGTCCGGGGCGGACCGCATCGTCCAGGACACCACGGAGGTGCCGTACCCGTTCACCACCGGCCGGCAGCTCCTGGAGCACTGCCGGCGGGAGGGGACCTCGATCGCCGGGATCATGCTCGCCAACGAGCTGTCCTGGCGCAGCGAGGAGCAGCTCCGCTCGAGCCTGCTGCGCCTCTGGGCCGTCATGCAGGAGTGCGTGGAGAACGGGTGCACGCGCACGGAGGCCCGGCTGCCCGGCGGGCTGAAGGTCCGCCGCCGGGCGCCGGGCCTGCGGGCGCGGCTGCGCGAGGCCGAGGCGGCCGCCGACGCGTGCGCCGTCCGGCCGGCGTCCGATCCGCTGCAGGCCATGGAGTGGATCAACCTCTACGCCCTGGCGGTCAACGAGGAGAACGCCTCCGGCGGGCGGATCGTCACCGCCCCGACCAACGGGGCGGCGGGCATCATCCCCGCCGTGCTGCACTACTACGACCGGTTCGTCGCCGGGGCGGACGAGGACGGCGTGGTGGAGTTCCTGCTGACGGCGGCGGCCGTCGGCATCCTGATCAAGGAGAACGCCTCCATCTCCGGCGCGGAGATGGGCTGCCAGGGCGAGGTGGGCTCGGCCTGCTCCATGGCCGCCGCGGGCCTGTGCGCGGTCCTCGGCGGCACGCCGGAGCAGGTCGAGAACGCCGCCGAGGTCGGCATGGAGCACAACCTCGGGCTGACCTGCGACCCCGTGGGCGGGCTCGTGCAGATCCCGTGCATCGAGCGCAACGCGATCGCCTCCGTCAAGGCCATCAACGCCGCACGCCTGGCCCTCCAGGGCGACGGCGAGCACACGGTCTCGCTCGACCAGGTCATCAAGACCATGCGCGAGACCGGCAACGACATGAAGATCAAGTACAAGGAGACCTCCCGTGGTGGACTGGCCGTCAACGTCATCGAATGCTGA
- the purU gene encoding formyltetrahydrofolate deformylase, protein MLTLDCPERPGIVHAVSGVLLEHGCNIVELTQFDDRRLGHFFMRVHVASATEDGLDPEALRADLAPVAERFDMRWELSEHGAKRRVLVMVSKFGHCLNDLLFRARTGDLPVDIVAVVSNHRDHQRLVEWHGIPFFHVPVTRDTKPEAEARLLELVDRFEVDLVVLARYMQVLSDSLATRMEGRVINIHHSFLPSFKGAKPYHQAYERGVKTVGATAHYVNAELDEGPIIAQQLVDVDHTYGPEDLVAAGRDTECKALSNAVKWHCEGRVILHGNRTVVLR, encoded by the coding sequence GTGCTGACCCTCGACTGCCCGGAGAGACCGGGGATCGTGCACGCCGTCAGCGGGGTGCTCCTGGAGCACGGGTGCAACATCGTGGAGCTCACCCAGTTCGACGACCGGCGGCTGGGCCACTTCTTCATGCGCGTGCACGTCGCCTCCGCCACGGAGGACGGCCTCGACCCCGAGGCCCTCCGGGCGGACCTGGCCCCGGTGGCCGAGCGGTTCGACATGCGCTGGGAGCTCAGCGAGCACGGGGCGAAGCGGCGGGTGCTGGTGATGGTCTCCAAGTTCGGCCACTGCCTCAACGACCTGCTCTTCCGCGCCCGGACCGGGGACCTGCCCGTGGACATCGTCGCGGTGGTCTCCAACCACCGCGACCACCAGCGCCTCGTCGAGTGGCACGGCATCCCGTTCTTCCACGTGCCCGTCACCCGGGACACCAAGCCCGAGGCCGAGGCCCGGCTGCTGGAGCTCGTGGACCGCTTCGAGGTGGACCTCGTGGTCCTGGCCCGCTACATGCAGGTGCTCAGCGACTCGCTGGCCACCCGGATGGAGGGACGGGTGATCAACATCCACCACTCGTTCCTGCCGTCCTTCAAGGGCGCCAAGCCGTACCACCAGGCCTACGAGCGCGGGGTGAAGACCGTGGGCGCCACGGCGCACTACGTCAACGCCGAGCTGGACGAGGGCCCGATCATCGCGCAGCAGCTCGTGGACGTGGACCACACCTACGGCCCGGAGGACCTCGTGGCCGCGGGGCGGGACACCGAGTGCAAGGCCCTGTCCAACGCCGTGAAGTGGCACTGCGAGGGCCGGGTCATCCTGCACGGCAACCGCACGGTCGTCCTGCGCTGA
- a CDS encoding S-(hydroxymethyl)mycothiol dehydrogenase codes for MHKVKGVVSKGKNQPVSVETILVPDPGPGEVLVDVLTCGVCQTDHHYVQGGVGDDYPFLLGHESSGVVSAIGEGVTEVAVGDHVILNWRAVCGECRACRRGEPWYCFATHNATQRMTLEDGTPLTPALGIGSFAEKTLVAAGQCTRIEADLEPHQYAAVGLLGCGVMAGIGAVLNTGAVKRGESVAVIGCGGVGAAAVAGAALAGATTIVAVDLDDEKLATAEHFGATHVVNSKEQDPVAAIRALTGGNGADLVIDAVGIAPTFKQAFEARDLAGRMVLVGVPAPGTTWEIPLDEVFGRGGSIKSAWYGDTLPSRDFPMLVDQYRLGRLDLDGFVTERIGLDDVEEAFAKMKAGTVLRSVVELDRSATGAEERGLETGVTAPAGAAR; via the coding sequence ATGCACAAGGTCAAGGGCGTGGTGTCCAAGGGCAAGAACCAGCCGGTCAGTGTGGAGACCATCCTGGTGCCGGACCCCGGACCGGGAGAGGTACTGGTGGACGTGCTCACCTGCGGGGTGTGCCAGACCGACCACCACTACGTCCAGGGCGGGGTGGGCGACGACTACCCGTTCCTGCTGGGCCACGAGTCCTCGGGCGTGGTGTCGGCGATCGGGGAGGGGGTGACGGAGGTCGCCGTGGGCGACCACGTGATCCTGAACTGGCGGGCGGTGTGCGGCGAGTGCCGGGCCTGCCGCAGGGGCGAGCCCTGGTACTGCTTCGCCACCCACAACGCCACCCAGAGGATGACGCTCGAGGACGGCACCCCGCTGACCCCGGCCCTGGGCATCGGGTCGTTCGCCGAGAAGACCCTCGTCGCCGCCGGGCAGTGCACGAGGATCGAGGCCGACCTCGAACCGCACCAGTACGCGGCCGTCGGGCTGCTCGGGTGCGGCGTGATGGCCGGCATCGGCGCGGTGCTCAACACCGGCGCCGTGAAGCGCGGGGAGTCCGTGGCCGTGATCGGCTGCGGTGGGGTCGGGGCGGCCGCGGTCGCCGGTGCCGCACTGGCCGGGGCCACCACGATCGTGGCCGTGGACCTCGACGACGAGAAGCTGGCCACCGCGGAGCATTTCGGCGCCACCCACGTGGTCAACTCGAAGGAGCAGGACCCCGTGGCGGCGATCCGGGCGCTCACGGGCGGCAACGGCGCCGACCTGGTGATCGACGCCGTGGGCATCGCCCCCACCTTCAAGCAGGCGTTCGAGGCCCGTGACCTGGCCGGCCGGATGGTGCTGGTCGGGGTGCCCGCCCCCGGCACCACGTGGGAGATCCCGCTGGACGAGGTCTTCGGCCGCGGCGGGTCCATCAAGTCCGCCTGGTACGGCGACACCCTCCCCTCCAGGGACTTCCCGATGCTGGTGGACCAGTACCGGCTCGGCCGGCTGGACCTCGACGGGTTCGTCACCGAGCGCATCGGCCTGGACGACGTCGAGGAGGCCTTCGCGAAGATGAAGGCCGGCACCGTCCTGCGCTCCGTCGTGGAGTTGGACCGCTCGGCGACCGGCGCGGAGGAGCGTGGCCTGGAGACCGGCGTGACCGCCCCGGCCGGAGCGGCCCGATGA
- a CDS encoding MBL fold metallo-hydrolase → MTARQDVGQRTDATGRVRVEHLVTSGTFSLDGGTWEVENNVWIVGDDEQCVVIDPAHAPQQVVDAVGGRAVVAILLTHGHDDHIRAVVEVAEQLRAPVHLHPDDTMLWEQVHPARRFDRIIRDGDVYSVGGVRLTALHTPGHSPGSVCFWAPDLGEGGVLFSGDTLFQGGPGATGRSYSDFPTIVDSIRDRLLTLPGTTEVLTGHGDTTTIGAEAPHLQEWIDRGH, encoded by the coding sequence ATGACCGCGCGGCAGGATGTGGGGCAGCGCACGGACGCCACGGGCCGGGTCCGGGTGGAGCACCTGGTGACCTCGGGGACGTTCTCCCTGGACGGGGGCACCTGGGAGGTCGAGAACAACGTGTGGATCGTGGGCGACGACGAGCAGTGCGTGGTCATCGACCCGGCCCACGCCCCGCAGCAGGTCGTGGACGCCGTCGGCGGCCGGGCAGTGGTGGCCATCCTGCTCACCCACGGCCACGACGACCACATCCGCGCCGTCGTCGAGGTCGCCGAGCAGCTGCGGGCACCGGTGCACCTGCACCCGGACGACACGATGCTCTGGGAGCAGGTCCACCCCGCCCGCCGCTTCGACCGCATCATCCGCGACGGTGACGTCTACTCGGTGGGCGGGGTGCGCCTCACCGCGCTGCACACCCCGGGCCACTCGCCGGGCTCGGTGTGCTTCTGGGCGCCGGACCTGGGCGAGGGCGGAGTGCTGTTCTCCGGGGACACCCTCTTCCAGGGCGGTCCCGGCGCCACCGGCCGCTCGTACTCGGACTTCCCCACGATCGTCGACTCCATCCGGGACCGGCTGCTCACGCTGCCGGGGACCACGGAGGTGCTCACCGGCCACGGGGACACCACCACGATCGGCGCGGAGGCCCCCCACCTGCAGGAGTGGATCGACCGCGGCCACTGA